Sequence from the Nymphaea colorata isolate Beijing-Zhang1983 chromosome 9, ASM883128v2, whole genome shotgun sequence genome:
AAAGAATGAGAAACATGCAACCTGAGGCCTAAGTGTGCTATGTTCATTTGGAAAAGCTAGAATATGGTGAATCAGATGCTGAAactttttcataaatatgtGCGAAGGAATTaagttgtaaatttgtaattatATAAATGACATGGACATGGCGTTCCTTGAAAAGTTGAAGGGGTAAATAGCATGTTCAATTTGCTAGTGTTCTTCTAGAAGTTGTCCTTGTATCCATGACATATCCTTTTATTTTGCATGGGCAGAAAGCCTGGGAAGTGGCACAAGCCCCTTTTAAGAATCTGTTCATGATGGGTTTCATGATGTGGATGGCTGGAAATACAGTGCATTTATTTAGTATCGGCATCACATTCTCAGCTCTTTGGCAGCCAATAAGTGCACTACAAAGTGTTGGTAAAGGTATGATCCCTTGGCTTTTTTAGGACCCTtatgtaaattaaatatgcTCCCTCTAATTATATTTGAACTTGTCTAATTCATTATTCGTCCAGTTTAAATTGTACTTTTTAAGGGGATATTGCTCGTATCAAGCACATGGTTGTGTAAGTTGGTCTTGTCAAATGCTGACATTTTGTTCATCTGATAACACCAGAATAACCCTCAAGGCCTCAACAAACCACCCTCCCCGCCACCCCCCCCctccaaacccaaaaaaaaaaacaaaaaacaaaaaaacctcctGTTTTTCGTCAAAGTCCTCTAGGAAGATGGAGGACCATGAAGACTGTCTAGCATGATGTCACCCTGTACTAGTAATGACCCTCTAGAAGTTTGTTGCAGGACTCATGATATTCTCGAACTCATATGAAAATGGTTGTTTGAGCAAAACTGTGAACATACGCAAAATTGAGGAAGTAATTGCCAGGATCCTCAACTGTAAATAACTAAATATGTGCAAAACTGAGACACCCTCCTTAATTTTTCCAAAGTTACAGTCAGAAAAATACTTTCTCTGGGGTGGTATTTCCTGATTCCAAACTTGTAGGGTTGCCCTTTATTGTGGGACTCTTCATATGCCTGGCTTCCAACTAGAAGGCCAGTTTCTCATCATGAaggaaatataattttgaattgGTCATTCATTACGAAAAGTAGTAAAATTCCTGGATGCAAATGCTCATATTGGGATGCAATTAATCTGCATAATAAAGACAACTTGTTGCTAGCTATAATGGTAATTGATGCTGATTATTCTAGACATTTGTTTTTGGGTGACAATTTCATACTTAGTCATTGTCATTAACTCTTACTAATACCATTTGTTGAATTTGCTGGTATGTTTGATTGCGAGCTCTTTGGATGCTGTTTTGTTTATATTGTATCCTACTTATCTCTTGCATTTCGTCATTTTCCAGTTTTTGAACCTTACAAGGATTCAAGAGTAGACACCGTTGCACCTAAGTTGGTCTTTATTGCCCTTAATCTTGCGGCAATGGGATTGGGTGTTTGGAAGGTAAAGTCATGTCTAGTTTTCTCAGTGCAATTGTTCGAGTTTCTCATCCAATTTAAATTTTCTTGGCAGCTTAACGCTTTAGGTCTTCTCCCCACACATGCATCTGATTGGGTTTCATCCCTACCACCCGCTCAGGTATGCTCATAAAGTTCTagtcttatttttcttgctaaTTGAAGTCATAATGAAGAGCTGAATTAGTGGACGCAGTATACTGCTACTTCCCACAAACTTGGCCGGGAATCAGCTGCTTGTAGCAGTTCCTTATCTCTTTTTTGTACTCCCCCATAAATTTTACTTTGCTACGAAACTAAAAGTTTTTTCAGTATGAGTATGATTGTTTACTTTAGTAacttctctctttctattcGCGACTCCATATTTCTCATATCTGGCTTCACTTTGCAGGAGGTTGAGTATTCTAGTGGAGGTCTTCCGTTTCTCTAAGAGCATCCAAGAGTTGAATCAGGAGCAGAAATTATTTAGACATAGGCAGAATTGCATTATTTGTGCTAGTAGAACAGCCTTTTGAGGCAAAGAAGCTGTATTAATGGATGAACTAAACAATCAACTCATGCTCTTGAGTGATTCTTGCTGCTtcgtgtttttcctttttgtcgtCAGCTTTATCTTTGGGTGCTGTAGTGAAGCATTTTCTTGTGTCAGCACAATTGAACAATGTGAAATTTTAGAAgtaaatggtttttttttttggccaagCCTTGTATCTTTTCATGATACAGTGCAGCATTGAAATTGTTTAGGCTTGCACGGTCTATGCTTGTCGTGCAGGCAACTGCGATTCAACTACCACAGGTCGCACCTGTGAGGTGATGGAGGTGGGGAGGGACACCACAGGCGTTTTACTGCTACTCGTGAAAGTTGTTCTCGTGAAGGGGCATTCTGTAAGCAGGAATACTGCGATACACTTCCATGTATCTGTCCCATTGGGTCTGCATCCTGTGTTTCTGCAGGTGCAGTCTGGATTGGTAGTAGCACATCTTAGCATGTTGAATTACCCTGTTCTCCCCAGCGGGGACCCATGGGCTCTTCACCAGTAAGTACTTGGACCCCATCATCAGATGTCCTACACTCACCATCTGCCACCCCATTTTTGACCTGGCTTCCACAAAGTCCAGTAAAGAACCCACAGATGTGGGACCTAAAGAAGTCTGGGCTCACATCAATGGCAACAGACATAGGCTGGCGGGCAACTGCATTTACAATCTGAGGCTCATTCGTCTTTGGCACTGGATGCTACAGATAAAGAAGGGATCATCCcttaaggggtgtttgatagctttggattTAAGAGCATCAGGATTTGAGAACCGAGGATTTAAGATCATATTCATAccctttccctttttattttaaatgtggcCTTTTTTCAGtacaaagaagcaaaataaggatcttaaatATGGTTCTTAGGTCTGACTTAAGATTCCTAgtttgatgaatcatgaattttaTCATGGATTTTTTGCCACATCAGCAAATCAAGTCATGTCATATGCATATTAGATCTgtggattttaaatttgaattaatCAAACACCCCTATAAAACTTTTTCAGGTTTCACTTGAGTCGTCCAGGTATATGGGTAACAGTCTTTGCTGCTGGTTCCATTTCTGTCTTATCATACTCGAAGGCAACCCCCCATCCAGCCTGCAGCCAACCTGGTGATCAACTCTATGCTTTTTGAAGAGATGAAAAACATTACTTAACGACATTCTGACTGACTTTTGACTGGTGTAGCGGCACTAAACTTTCTCCAGTTGGATACCCTACGGCAAGCCTTCGGAAGCCAAACGCATAAAAGTCATTACCGGAACCGATGGCCTAGCAACAAGCCCGTTGTGTCCAACATTATAAGAAACACATAGCCCCTCGGACCGAGTTCACATTCAATTTGTAAGAGTCGATTTGAGCATCAAAAGTTTGGATGAACATGGCATGCTCTCTAAATAGTTCTTCCGTTTCCCCATTCTCCATGGTGTATGTTCCTCCTCATCAGCGGTGTGAGTGTTCGTTAGGCCATATCGTGCCATCCACTCCTTGTGCGTGGTGACAATGGCAGGGTAACCAAGACAGACGTGGCTAGAGGAGCTCATAGGAACCAGGATCACAGACACTGCTAGGTTACCTCTCAAATCTAAGGGTTAAACTTACCATCTAAAGTAACGGCCATCTCCTACGACAAAACACTGCTCCATTTGTCTTGCATTTTACAGTAATCTGGAACACCGTTTAAGAAATATTTCTTCACATATAtggttttgcatttttgtttctttttcgtGCATGCGAGTAAGGGATGTTTCAGTGCATTTACATATATGTTACCTTTTCCATGCATTCAATAAACGGTAgtcattggtcaacatatttgaGTTGCATTTACAGTTTCCGTTATACCAGCAAGTGAGTTCAGGTGATCAAAATAGTCAAGCTCAGCTTCGGCAACTACTTGGGCATTGACATCATTTGTGAAGTGCAATTAATTAGGACAAAATCAGACAACCTCCACAGGCAACTAACTCATCAACTTGTTACTAATTAATAACATTTACAAATCATGACTAATAAACAAAGCAACAAGTTCTAATTGATGCCTAGAAAGCTGAAACTACAATTATAAATGTGGAAAAACTTAGTTGCACTCTGAAAGTTGGTAGCATGTTAAATTTCATATAGATGTCCAACAACAGAGTAGGGAAAGTGTGCTTCTCGAATAAACGGCCCTCAAAACACTTGTCTGATTCAATGCCCATGTAGATGCCCCTGCTCACTTCATGCTAATAAATGCCTGTACTTGCATGTTTTTATTGGGTGTGCGTGAGGAGAATCCCACAACCTGGTGAAGGCCAGAGCATCCTCCCTTGAATAAACCAGATATCTGCAGGTAAGGCGATTCAGAGTTCATTTTAACAGTTTCTTTCAGTTTGCAGATTTTCTGCTGAATTTATCTGCCCAATGCCTTCGATATTGGCtcacaaaattatattttctgAGTAAAGTTTTGTTGGACTTCAGTTATTTCGCATTATACAAATAGTGAGTCATAAGCTCCCGCCTCTCCAATGTACTAGCAGGGTCTGTAGTCTAGAATGGAAAATAATATCCTGTCTTCATAAAACCACGAAGTTTCACTTTAGTAACCAACATCATCTGAAATCATGATGGCCGACCCTTCTCGAGAAGTTAACGCAGCTTCTTCTTTCAAGTACCAGTCAAGGGTTGCTTGAAGTCCTTTGCTCAAGCCACTTAGCACGGAAGCCTGTGCCTTTACAACTGGAGCAGCATGCAGAGCCCTAAAAAATGCAAGGGATGCAAATGTTCAAATGATACTATGCATGTGAAACATTAGAGACTTGAGTATTTGATAACGTGAGGTACTGTATCACCTTTCCTGCACAAATAACGCAGCTGGTGTTCCTTGATGGCACTTGACAAAGCATGTTGTCCCCAAGAATGAAGAAGCCGGTACCTCCACACCATTTGCATTCCACATACCCTTTTGAGTTGCAAGTACTGCAAACTACTGGCCTTGGTTGCTGTAGCCAGGTGATTCACGATcttaatgatatatataacacataattctttTTAAACTGATCAAGATGATGTTAAA
This genomic interval carries:
- the LOC116259867 gene encoding uncharacterized protein LOC116259867; its protein translation is MEKGGSSSRGGGYSRKWAIDLTNNDYSSSSSTRDVPDPLGFTRSSQEPEDGAGGSRQRKETEAAWKAQKAWEVAQAPFKNLFMMGFMMWMAGNTVHLFSIGITFSALWQPISALQSVGKVFEPYKDSRVDTVAPKLVFIALNLAAMGLGVWKLNALGLLPTHASDWVSSLPPAQEVEYSSGGLPFL
- the LOC116261556 gene encoding uncharacterized protein LOC116261556, whose translation is MSIGWWCCSTREPVLLNPSLLRGFFGRKGRVVGWTMLPNKRFLRQSGARASAVDSQESSSDFVKRMEQAWLISQQPRPVVCSTCNSKGYVECKWCGGTGFFILGDNMLCQVPSRNTSCVICAGKGSACCSSCKGTGFRAKWLEQRTSSNP